CGGTCGTGAAGGAAGACTACGCCAAGTGGATGCTGGACGATCCGCGAGTGAACTTCGCAATCTCCGAAGGCAATTATGCCAAGACGGGTATCGAGCACCTCGGCATCCAGGTCGAAAACGCCGAGGAGCTATCCGCGGTCTACGGACGCCTGAAAGCGGCTGACCAGCCGGTTCTCGAAGAAGGCCAGACCACCTGTTGCTATGCCAAGTCGGAGAAGAGCTGGATTTCCGATCCGGACGGCGTGGTGTGGGAAGCCTTCTTAACCAACGGCGAAGCCACGACCTACGGCGACAGCCCTGCCGTTGGATCGATCTCGGACAGCCTCCCCGCCCAGAAATGTTGCCTGCCCAAGCATGCGGCCTGAAACGCTACCCCTCGCCCGCCGTGTGGCGGCGGAGGGACTTGGCGCCTTCTTCCTTTTCGCCTGCGTGATCGGCTCTGGGATCATGGCGCAGAATTTGGCGGGCGGGAACGACGCCATCGCCCTGCTCGGCAACACTCTCGCGACCGGCGGCATGCTGTTCGTGTTGATCACCATACTCGGCCCAATCTCTGGCGCACACATGAACCCGGCAGTTAGCCTAGTCGCGGCGTCACGCGGAGAACTCGGCCGCGGCGACGCACTCGCCTACATCGTCGCCCAGTTCGCCTTCGGCATTCTCGGGGCTTGGGCCGCGCACCTGATGTTCGACCTTCCGGCGCTGCAGCTGTCGGTGAAAGCCCGCACCGGGCTCGGCCAGTGGACCGGCGAGTTCGTCGCCACCTTAGGCCTTATCCTGACGATCCTCGGCACCGTCCGCTTCCGCGAGGGCTGGGTGCCTGCGACCGTCTCGCTCTACATCATCGCCGCTTATTGGTTCACCTCGTCCACCAGCTTCGCCAATCCGGCGATCACCGTTGCACGCAGCCTTACCAACAGTTTCGCCGGAATAGCGCCGCACGACGTGCCGATGTTCATCATAGCGCAGCTGCTAGGCGCTGGTTGCGCGGCATTGCTGGCGCGATGGCTGTTCGACGCTACAATCGGGCCTTCTCCGCCAGAATCGTGACGTTGTAATGAAAGCCATAGATGCCCCACGACCCTGAGGACTGCAGCTCGAGGGTCACCTGAACTCGGCCATCCTCGTCGTCCCAGTCGGCATCGGAGCTCGACACCTGAGCACTGCCTTGAGCGCTGTTGCCGAAAACGCCCGTCGGCCCGGCAGCGCAACAGGCGCGGATGAACTCCCGGCGACCGAGGGACGGGCCGACGTGGAAGGTGAATGTCTCCTTGGTCTGTACGGTTCCGCCACCCCATCCGTAGGGCCAGAAGCCCGAACACACGAACATCCTGTTCGCGCCGTCCGGCCCCGTGACCCAGATCTCGATGACCTGCGCATTCGCGAGCTGGTTGGTGACGTCCTGCATAAGCACCTCCGTCGATCCGAGCGCTTGCGTTCTTACAGCAATGGCTTGGCAACAGCCATGACAGGGGGGGTGCCGAACGTCGACGACCCTGAGGCGTTACGGGAGTAAATCCCGTGACGTCAGTCCTGTTCGCTAAAGCGGCAGGCTGGCCGGCATTCGCTGTCTCTTCGCGCTGCCTCCCGATTGCAGCGCAATCGCTCGCCTGCGCTCGGCAGCTTTTGCTTTCCTACAGCGCCTTGTCTGTGCCCTAAGTGGCCGATGCGCCTGCGTCCCTCCTCGCCCGCTGCAGCGCGTCCCAAAGGTCACGAAGTGGAGGAAGTGGAGGAAGTGGAAGAACCCCCGATTCAGGGGGGCGCGTTCCACTTCGGGCGCCGGCCGAGGGCTCGTTGGGCTTGAGCACGTCCATCGACCCTCGCCCGCCGCGCGGGGCACACGGCGGCTCGCGTTGACTCTACTGCTGTTGAGGCGCAGTCCCCCGGTCGGCGCGAGGGGGCCCCTCTTCTGGGGGATCGCGCCACACTTCGTTCCCGGGTCAGCGTCCAACGCTAAAACCATTCGGGGGGACTGAATGAAACAGATGATCAAGCTCGCCGCCGCCGCTGCGCTTGGCGCCATGGCGTCAGGCACAATCGTTTATGCACAGGCCGGGGCCGGCGACCCGCCCAAGGTCCGGGTCGCGCTCTATCGCGCGGCGCCTGGCCAGCAGGTTGCGCTGCTCAAATATTTTGCGGCGCAGGAACGGGCTGCACACGCGGCCGGCGTTCCGACCGGGCAGTTCTACGCCCATACCGACGGCGACAGCTGGGACTTCCTGGCCATCGATCCGGTAACGACCCCGGCACAGGATGCCGCTTCGGATGCCGCAGCGAAGAAGATGGGCCTGCCGACCGGCCCCGCCGCTTCGCTCGAATTCCGCAAGTATATCGCGATGCACACCGACACGTTCGCGGTCGGGCCGACCACGCCGGCCCAATATCTGGCGAGCGCCGGGCAATAATCTGAACTGAACTGATGGATGGGTGGCGGGCGCTGCGTCGTGCGGCCCCGCCTCCTACCACAAGGGCGTTGTCGGCCGGTGCCTGTGGCGCGTGGCGTCGTCGTCCAAGATATATTCGTGGAGCTTGCGCCGGATCCGCTCCGCGCCTTCGCTGCTAGCGCAAACCACGCGGACCCCGCCGCCGGGCAGGCTTTCGATGGTCGAGATCGACACCGCTTCCGAAAGGCAGCGGATAACCACAACGCCTTCGTCCAGGCTGAGATAGATGGCTCGGCTCATCGGCGCAGGCTCGTCGGGTCGAGCTGGAGCGCCTGCTCGTCGAAACGGTCGGCCAGGGTCGTCAGCGACGTCGCGCCGCTGCTCGTCCTGGCACAAGCCGCCAGCCGCCGGCACGACGCCGCCTGCTCTCGCAGGTCGTTGGCGCTCGGCCGGTCGCCGGGCCTGGCGTCGGGAACGAGGTCGGCGTTGGATCGATCGATGGCCACGCGGTGCTCCGTTCATGCAAGCGGGAGCACAAGCCAGTCTCTCAGCCGCGCATATGCCTACTCGAGTAAGAAGCGCGATGCGGCCTGTTAGCAGGTCGCGGCCCCACAGGGAACGCGCGAATTGGGCTCAGCCCAAGATCTCGAGCACCGCGGCGCGGGCGATCGGGTCGAAAAATTTCATTTGTGGCTTGTCGGAAGTCTGTTCCCGGCGCGCACGCCAGGGCTGGGGCCGACGGCCCAGCTCGTTCATAATGCTTTTCATATTCTCATTCCGGCCCTGTCGGACCGTTTTCATGTTGTCACTTGTTGCGATTTCCGCAGCGCTTCTTCGGCGCGCAGCTTTTCACTCCGCGCGGCCTTGGCGGCGAGCGCGTTCCAGGCCTCTTCGGAACGGCGGCAACGCTCGCGCACATGGTCGAGTGTTGCCGCTTCCGCTTCCGCCCGTGCCTGGTCGGCACGGGCGGTGAAGAATTCAAGGTTGGTGTTCCGGATCACTGCCCCGGCCACGTTTAGCCGGCCTGGCCTTCGTCCGAAGCCTGCGGCGCGGTTGCATTGTCCTCGACGGGCTGCAGATTGACTGCGCTCATCTTGCCGCGATTGTCCTGCTGCAGATCGTAGCTGACGCGCTGATCCTGGCGCAGGGTGCGCATGCCGGCGCGCTCAACGGCCGTGATATGCACGAACGCGTCGCTTCCGCCGTCCTCGGGCTGGATGAAGCCATAGCCTTTTTGTTCATTGAAGAACTTCACCGTTCCGGTGGTCATGTAGATTTTTCCTTCTAGTGCGGGCCCGAAGTGCCGGGCCGCTTCGTGCTAGGAGCAACAAGAGAAGGAAGAAGGAGCCGCTAAGCGTCCGAAGACCGTCAATTTGCGACTGGTAGCCTGCCCCATATGCGCCCTTTTGCCGCAAATTGTAAGGGCGACGCAGTAATCGACCGGAAATTGGGGTTCAGCAGGTCGCGCCGGATCGTACTTCTGATATTTAATGTTCGTGACATTCCCCGTTCGGGCGAGAGCAGCTACGTCTGATTGCTCCCCGAAGCCGATGGGAGGAACGCATGAAAAAGTTGGTTCTCGCCGCAACCGCGCTTAGCTTGCTTGCCGGCACTACCCCCACCCTCGCCGCGCAATGCAAGGACGCCAAGGGCCGGTTCACCAAATGCCCGGCCAAGCCAAAAGTCTGCCGCGACGCCAAGGGCCACTACGCCAAATGCAAGAAGTAGGCAGCCGAGCTTCCTGAACCGCGCCAACGACGATAGGTTGGCGCGGAGATGAAAAGAATTTCCGCTTGCTTCGCGCTTGCCGCGATCGGTGGCTGTGCGCCACTCCCGCCGCCTCCCCCGCCGCCCTATCATGCCGTCGGGACGGAGCCGTTTTGGGACCTGCTCATCGACGAGCACAATCTGACGTTCCGCCAGCCGGACGGTCAACCGATCACCCAGCCGACCCCAAGGGTGATCCACGGCTTCGCCGGAGAGATCTACCAAACGCCCCGCATCAACGTGAACATCGTCCACGGCCAATGCGGCGACGGCATGAGCGACCGTACCTATCCGGATAAGGTGCAAGTCACCGTCGACGGCCGCCAGTTCAACGGCTGCGGCGGTCTCTAGCGGCGTTACTCCGCCGCGATCTGCCGCGATTCGTCATTGGACGGATTCCCGGCGAGCTTGGTGAGCGGCCGAGGCGCGACTTCCACCATCGGCGGCGTGTCGAGGGTCTTGGGACTGCCCGCGCCAAGCGCTTCGAAGCGCTTGGCCTGGGTGAGCACTTGGCTTTCGAAGCTGCCGACCATCTGATTGTAGGCGCCGTTGGCGGTCGCGAGGTTCTTGCCGACGCGTGACATGTGCTCGGTCATCGTTGCAAGGCGCGAATGCAATTCCTTGCCCAGGCTAGCGATTTCGCTCGCGGCTTCGGCCAGCTTCTCCTGCTTCCAGACGCTCGCGACAGTCCGGGCAATCGCCACGAGATTGGTGGGCGTCGCCAGTAGCACGCGATCTTTAAAGGCTTTTTCCCAAAGCTCCGGGTCCTGCTCGAGCGCGGCGGTCAGGAAATGTTCGCCGGGAATATACATGATGACATAGTCAGCGGCGTCGCCGAACTGTGACCAGTATGCCTTCGATCCGAGTTGTTGCGCGTGGCGCTGGATCGAGGCGACATGCGCCTTGAAACAGGCATTGCGCCGGTCGTCGTCAACTTCTTCGCATGCCTCAAGAAACGCGTTGAGCGAACATTTGGCGTCAATGATCAGCTTTCGGTCCGACGGCAGGTTGACGATTGCGTCGGGACGCAGCCGGCCGTCGTCAGTGTCGACCGAGACTTCCATGTTGAAGTCGATACCCTCCACCAGCCCAGCCTGGACAAGAACGTTCCGCAGGCTCTGCTCTCCCCAACGGCCGCGAGTCTTTGGCGCCGAACGGAGCGCGTTGACGAGGTTTCTCGTCTCATCGCGGACCTGGCCTTGCCCCGTCCTGACGAGATCTACGACCTCGCGGAGACCCGCATAATGGTCGACCCGCTCCTTCTCGATGAGCTGCAGCTTTTCCTGATAGCTCTTCAACAACAGCTCGACCGGCGTAACAGTCTGCGTGAACTTTTCGCCGGCCTGCTCAAGAAATGTCTTCCGGGCATCGCCTAAGAGCTTGCTGGCGATCTCATGGAATTGCGCTGATAGACTTTCCTTGGCGTCCTTCAGGCCCTCAATCTGCTGCGCGAACGCCTTTTCCCGCTCCTGCTGCGCCGCCTGATGTACCGCAAGCTCATGCGCCGCGTTTCGATTCGCGTTGCGTTCCTTGACCATCTCATTGAGTTGCAACCGGAGGCTTTCGACGGTTTGCTTGGAGGCCGCGCCATCGCGGCTGCCGAGCAGCCACCCGACGAGGGCCCCTACCGCAAGTGCAACAATTGCAAGCACAATGACGGTCGCATCCATTGACCGTAACTCCCCCGGAACATTACGCGAACTCTAGGACTGTTGGAGCTAGCGCTCAAGCGATACGTTAGGGAAACAGACCGAGGGAGAAACCATGTCCATTCGCAAGATGATTGCCCTGCACCCCGACGCGCAGGGCCACGTGAACCAGCCGCTCGGCGATGCCGCGCATCACCTGATGTACTGCGCGCGCATGTGCCTGAGCTGCGCCGACGCCTGCGCGGCCGAGAAGATGGACATGCGCGAGTGCATCCGGATGTGCCTCGATTGCTCCGACATCTGCGAGGCGGCCGGAAAGCTGGCCGTGCGCCGCACCGGTTCGAACGACCAGGTTCTTCGCGAGACGCTCGAGCTATGCGCCCGCGTCTGCGACGAATGCGCGGCGGAATGCGAAAAGCACGACCATGAGCATTGCAAGCTCTGTGCGCAGATGTGCCGGGAATGCGCCCGCGATTGTCGCGTGGCAGCGGAGTCGATCGGCGCTTAAGCAGCTTTTTTCTGCTGCTCTTTCCGCTGCTTAGTAAGTTTTCTTAAGATCATGTCCCGCTTCAGTCGCGACAAATGGTCGATGAACAGCACGCCGTTCAGATGGTCCATCTCGTGCTGGAGGCAGGTTGCGAGCAGTCCTTCGATTTCCTCCTCGCGGACCTTGCCGTCGAGGTCGAGCCAGCGCGCGCGAATGCGGTCGGGACGATCGACCTCCGCATATTGGTCCGGCACCGACAGGCATCCCTCCGTGTAGGGAACCTCCTGTTCGGAATGCTCGAGGATTTCAGGGTTGATGAAGACGCGCGGATCCTTGATCGGCTCGCCGCCGTCTTCCTCCGGCTCCTGCAGGTCGATCACTAGGATCCGCTGCGGCACGCCGACCTGGATGGCGGCCAGGCCGATGCCCGGCGCGTCGTACATCGTTTCGAACATATCGGAAACGAGCGCGCGCACCCCGTCGTCGACTTTGTCGACGGGCTTCGAAATCTCGCGCAGGCGCGGATCGGGGACTTCGACGATCGGACGAATGGCCATGAGCGGAATTTAGTCTTTCAGGTCAGCAGGTTCAAGCAATGGGGCGGCGCGCACGGAGCGCCTGCGCCAACGTGCCTTCGTCCAGATAGTCGAGCTCGCCGCCGACGGGAAGTCCGTGCGCCAACTGGCTGAGACGGATGGGAAATCCTTCGAGCCGTTCGGCGACGTAATGGGCGGTCGTCTGCCCTTCGAGCGTGGCATTCATGGCCAGGACGACCTCATCGATGCCACCCGCCGAAACGCGCCGGACGAGCTGGTCGATGGTCAGATCCTCCGGGCGAACGCCATCGAGAGCGGACAATCGGCCGCCGAGCACGTGGTATCGTCCCGGGAAAAGACGCGAACGATCAAGCGCCCAGAGATCGGAAACCTCTTCGACCACGCAAAGCGATTTTTCATCGCGGCGAGGATCGGTACAGATCGAGCAAGGATCCGATGTGTCGACGTTGCCGCAGATTGAACAGGTCGATAGCTTCTCCGCCACGGTCTGAAGCGCGCTCAGTAGTGGACGGAGCGCATTTTCGCGCTTCTTCATCAGGTACAGTACGGCGCGCCGGGCCGACCGCGGCCCCAGCCCCGGTAAGCGCGCGAGCGCCTGCGACAATGCTTCGATTTCCTGACTTGCCACGCTGAGAGCCGAGGTAGGCAATCTCGGCAGCTTTCGCCATAGGGCCGCCATGCGCATCGTCTTCATGGGATCACCCGAGTTCGCCGTGCCGAGCCTCAACGCGCTCGTCGAGGCAGGTCACAAGGTTGTGGCGGTGTATTCCCAGCCGCCGCGCCCTGCGGGCCGTGGCAAGGGAGATCGCAAGACGCCGGTGCATGAGCGGGCGGAGCAGTTGGGCATCGAAGTGCGAACGCCGCGCTCTCTTCGCAATGAGGAAGAGCAGGAGAAATTTCGGACGCTTGGCGCCGACCTGGCAATCGTTGCCGCCTACGGCTTGATCTTGCCAAAGCCCATCCTGGATGCGCCCGGGCGGGGTTGTGTGAATGTGCACGCTTCGCTCCTGCCCCGCTGGCGCGGCGCGGCGCCGATCCAGCGCGCAATTCTGGCTGGCGACGAGACGAGCGGCGTGACGATCATGCAGATGGATGAAGGCCTTGATACGGGGCCGATGCTGATGAGACGCGAGCTCGACCTTCGCGGCAAGAATGCCGGGCAAGTTATTGAAGAGATAGCAGTACTCGGAGCAGAGGCGCTCGATGCATGGCTGGCAAATCCGACTCCACCGCAGCCCCAACCTGAGGATGGGATCACCTACGCCGCGAAGATCGATAAGGCGGAGGCGCGGATCGACTGGACGCGCTCTGCCGACGAAATCTTACGGCAGGTTCGCGCCTTCTCTCCGGCGCCGGGCGCATGGTTCGAAGCGAATGGCGAGCGGATCAAGCTGCTTGCCGCTGAGGCCGTCATCGGGTCCGGTCAGCCGGGCGAAGTGATCGACGATCATTTGACGATCGCGACAGCGGCAGGTGCGGTGCGGCCCTCCAAAGTCCAGCGTGCAGGCAAAGGGGCGATGAGCCCAGGCGAATTGCTGCGCGGTTTTGCGATCCCACAAGGCACGATCCTGACGTGACCCGCTGGCGGCTGATCATCGAATATGACGGTGGGCCGTTCATGGGCTGGCAGCGGCAGGACCATGGCCCGTCGGTGCAGCAGACTCTCGAAGAAGCACTTCAGCAGATGACGGGCGAGCAGGCGCCCGTTCACGCGGCCGGACGCACCGATGCGGGAGTGCATGCCCTCGCAATGTCGGCGCACGTCGATGTGAGCCGGGAAATGACGCCCCGTCGACTACGCGAGGGCCTCAATGCACTTGTGCGACCTCAGCCCATCTCGGTCCTCGAGATCGAGCCGGTGGCAGACGATTGGCACGCGCGATTTTCCTGCACCGGCCGGCGCTATCTCTATCGAATCCTCAACCGCCGGGCGCCGGCGGCCCTGGACCGTGGGCGGGTATGGCACATCCCGGTAGACCTCGACGTCAAAGCCATGCGCGAGGGCGCCGCGATGCTGGTGGGACGGCACGACTTCACGACGTTCCGTTCGGCCCAGTGTCAGTCGGATAGCCCGGTGAAGACGCTCGATGTTCTGGAAGTGGAACGGTCCGGTGAGGAAATTCACTTGCGCTCCGAAGCGCGAAGCTTCCTGCACCATCAGGTGCGCTCGATGGTCGGATGCCTCGCCATGGTCGGGCGCGGCCAGTGGGCGCCTCAGGATATCGGAAAAGCACTTCTGGCGCGCGACCGAGCGGCACTCGGGTTCAACGCACCGCCGGATGGCCTCTACTTTGCCGGGGCGAGCTACCCGGAGTGATTACTCGGCTGCTAGTGCCTGATATTCCTGCGCCGCGAGATATTTCTCGGCGTCCAAAGCAGCCATGCAGCCGGTGCCGGCGGCGGTCACGGCCTGACGGTAAATCTTGTCCATGACGTCACCGCAGGCGAACACGCCTTCGACGCTGGTGCGCGTCGTCCCGGCTTCGACCTTTATGTAACCGTCCTCGTCGAGATCGAGCTGGCCAGCGAACAACTCGGTGGCGGGCTTGTGGCCGATGGCGACGAAGGCGCCTTCGACGGGAACGCGGGTGACCTCGCCGTTGCGCTTATTGCGGATGTCGAGGCCGATGAGCGCTTCCGGATCGCCGCCGCCTACGAACTCGACGACTTCCGAATCCCAAATGACCTTGATGTTCGGGTTGGCGAACAGGCGGTCTTGCAGGATCTTCTCGGCCCGCAGCGTGTCGCGACGGTGGATCAGGGTGACGTCATGGCTGTGATTGGTCAGGTACAGCGCCTCCTCAACCGCCGTATTGCCGCCGCCGATCACGGCAACGCGCTTTCCCCGGTAGAAGAAGCCGTCGCAAGTGGCGCAGGCAGAGGCGCCCCTACCTTTCATATGCTCTTCGGAAGGCAGCCCAAGCCAGCTTGCCTGCGCGCCGGTCGCGATCACTAACGTGTCGGCGGAATATTGGGTGCCGCCATCGCCGTTCAGGCGAAACGGACGCCGGGACAGATCGACTGATGAAATGTGATCCCAAACAACCTTGGTCCCGACATGCTCGGCCTGCGCCTGCATCTCTTCCATCAGCCAGGGGCCTTGGATGACGTCTCGGAAACCGGGATAGTTTTCGACATCCGTCGTGGTCGTCAGCTGACCGCCCGGCTGGATTCCCTGAATCACTACCGGGCTGAGGCCGGCGCGCGCCGCGTATATGGCTGCGGTGAGGCCAGCGGGGCCCGAGCCAAGCACGGCCACGCGCGTCGAAATGCTGTTCGTCATGCCCGGCATCTAAGGCGCACAAACGCCTCCAGCAAGGCCGGTTAACGGCGGTTTAGACCGCCCTGCGACCCACGACGAAGTTCCAGATCAGCACGATGATGCCGACGACGAGGAGGATGTGGATCAGGCCCGAGGTGACGTGGAAGGCAAGGAATCCGAGCGCCCACAGGATGAGCAAGATGATCGCGATTGTCAGCAGCATGGGACGTTCCTTCCAAGAATTCGCCCCCGTAACGGTCGAACGAGGGAGCCGTTCCCAAAGCTGACGTCAGACAAGCCTGCTCTGATTGAGCGCCGCGTCGATAAAACCCGCGAATAGCGGATGGGGCTCGAACGGACGGCTCTTCAATTCCGGATGGAATTGGACGCCAATGAAGAACGGGTGGTCGGGCCGCTCAACGATCTCCGGCAGGCGATTGTCGGGGCTCATGCCCGTGAAGAGGAGTCCACCCTTCTCAAGCGCCTCGCGATAGTGGACGTTCACTTCGTAACGATGACGATGGCGCTCGCTGATCTCCGTTGCGCCATAGACGGAGGCGACGCGGCTGTTGCCGGCCAGTGTCGCTGGATAGGCGCCTAGGCGCATCGTGCCGCCGAGATCGCCGCCTGCCGCGCGTTCCTGCAAGCCTTCTTCGCTCATCCATTCGGTGATGAGACCGACAACCGGTTCCGGCGTTTCACCGAACTCGGTCGTGGAAGCTTCCTTGATTCCGGCTTGGTTCCGCGCCGCCTCGATGCACGCCATCTGCATGCCGAGACAGATGCCGAAGAAGGGGATTTCCCGCTCGCGCGCGAACTTCACGCTGGCGATCTTCCCTTCGCTGCCGCGCTCGCCGAACCCGCCAGGGACAAGAATGCCGTGAAGCGGCTCGAGCTCGGCCGCCAGGTTAGCGTCGGGATGCTCGAACATTTCTGCGTCGAGCCACTGGATGTTGACCTTCGTACGGTTGGCGATCCCGCCATGCACAAGCGCTTCCCGCAAGCTCTTATAAGCGTCGGGAAGGCCGACGTACTTTCCGACTACGCCGATAGTAACTTCGCTGTCGTAATGGTCGATCCGATCCATCACCTCGATCCAGCGCGTTAAATCCGGCCTAGGCGCGTCCTCGATCCCGAAGGCGTAGAGGACTTCATCATCGAGTCCTGCTTCGTGGTACTGCAGCGGCACATCATAGATGTTGCGCGCATCGAGTGCCGGGATGACCGCGCTCTTTCGGACGTTGCAGAATAAGGCGATCTTTTCGCGCTCCGCTTCCGGCAAAGGCCTGTCGCATCGGCACAGCAGCACTTCCGGCTGAACACCCAGGCTCGCGATCTCGCGCACCGATTGTTGCGTCGGCTTGGTCTTGAGCTCGCCCGCGGCAGCGATCCACGGAACGAGTGTCGTGTGGACGCTGACGGAATTGCTGCGGCCAAGGTCGTTCCTAAGCTGCCGGATCGATTCGATGAATGGCAGGCTTTCGATGTCCCCGACGGTCCCCCCGATCTCGCAAATGACAAAATCGCATTCGCCAGTGTCGCTGAGCGCGAATTCCTTGATGGCGTTGGTGACGTGCGGAATGACCTGGACGGTCGCGCCGAGATAATCGCCGCGTCGTTCGCGCGCGATGATGTCGCGGTAGATGCGGCCCGTCGTGATGTTGTCCGACTGGCGCGAGCTGACGCCTGTGAAACGCTCGTAATGCCCGAGGTCGAGGTCGGTTTCCGCCCCGTCGTCGGTCACGAAGACTTCACCATGCTGGTACGGGGACATCGTCCCCGGATCTACATTGAGATAGGGGTCGAACTTACGAATGCGGACCTTGTAGCCACGCGCCTGGAGAAGCGCCCCGAGGGACGCCGACAGAAGACCTTTTCCAAGCGAGGAGACCACGCCGCCGGTGACAAAAATGAACCGCGCCATGGGATTCGAGGCTTAGGGGGTAGCCGCTAACTCGCGCAAGGGCGGCGCGAAATATTTTCGCGCCCGCTGCAAAAACTATTGGGCGAGCGGGACCGGCGCCTGCTGATTCTGGTCGGGCGCCTGCTTTGGCGCCGCCGGTGCCGTTGCCGGCTGCGACTGCTCGATCGGCGTTCCGGTCTTGCCGGCCAGCGACGTGTCAATCTTGACCGGCTCACGCGTCGCGCCGGCGATGGCGGCCATGACGATCGACAGGACGATGAAGGTGCCGCCGAGCACAGAGGTCGAGCGAGTCAGGAAGTCCGCCGCACCCCGCGCCGTCATGAAACCAGACGAGCTTCCGCCTACACCAAGGCCGCCGCCCTCGGAGCGCTGCATCAGGATCACCGTGATGAGCGAAAGGGCGACAAGCGATTGAACGATCAGGAGGAAGGCGAACATGAGATTCTTTCGTGAATTGGTCGCGGCGACTTAGGCGATCGGGCCCAAGCCTTCAACCGCCGCTGCTCGAGGCCGCAGCGGCAACGATGGGGATGAAGTCGGTGGCCTTTAGACTGGCGCCGCCGACGAGCGCGCCATCGACGTCTGCGATCGCGAATATTTCAACCGCGTTCGAGGCCTTCACCGATCCGCCATAGAGGATGCGCACCTGATCGCCGTCCGCACCGAACCGCTCGCGCAGCCGCTGGCGGATGGCAGAATGCATTTCCGCAATTTCATCGACGGTCGGGATCTTGCCGGTGCCGATCGCCCAAATCGGCTCGTAAGCTATCGCCAGCTCCGTTTCGCTGCTCAGAACGTGGGGCAATGAGCCGTCGAGCTGGCCGACCACGGTCTCGACCGCGGCGCCTCGCTCTCGGACCTCCAAGCTCTCTCCCACGCAGAGGATCACTGCGAGACCGCACGAAAGCGCCGCAGTCGCCTTCGATTTGACCTCTTCGTCGCTCTCACGCTGCGCTTCGCGGCGCTCGGAATGACCGACGATGGTCAGGCTGGCGCCGGCGTCGTGAAGCATCTGCACCGAGATGCAACCGGTGTGGGCACCCTTCTCCGCGTGATGGACGTCCTGCGCGCCGATGGTAAAGTCGGGTAGCGCTCTTGCGGCACGTTCAATCAGGATCGACGGGACGCAGAGCGCGACATCGACGCCGGGATAATCCTTCGACTGCTCTGCAATCGCCTTTGCCTCCGCGAGATCCGCAGAGAGTCCGTGCATCTTCCAATTTCCGGCAACGAGCTTCCTGAGCGCCATTCAGTCCCCCTTATAGGCCGTCCACTAGCGGGCGCGCCTTGATGCCTGCAAGGCTCCCCCCTAAAGCTCGCCGCTCGCTATCGCTTTCACCTCTCGGAAGACTTGATGCTCACCTTTTTTCGCCGCGTATCAAAATCCAAGGTCGGCACCTGGATCATGGCGGCCGTCCTGATTGCCATCCTCGCAGGCTTTGCCGCCAGCGACATCTCCAACTTCGGTTCAGGCAAGATCGGCTTTGGGATGGGCGCGGATACGCTGGCCAGCGTCGGTGACCAGCGTGTCACCGAGCGCGAGATGAGCGAAGCGATGCAAAAGCGTCTGCAAAACGTGCGCGAGCAGAACCCCGCAGCGGATTATTCGACCATCGCGCGCGATTTCGACGAGATCCTCGCCCTG
This portion of the Sphingomonas limnosediminicola genome encodes:
- a CDS encoding CTP synthase, which produces MARFIFVTGGVVSSLGKGLLSASLGALLQARGYKVRIRKFDPYLNVDPGTMSPYQHGEVFVTDDGAETDLDLGHYERFTGVSSRQSDNITTGRIYRDIIARERRGDYLGATVQVIPHVTNAIKEFALSDTGECDFVICEIGGTVGDIESLPFIESIRQLRNDLGRSNSVSVHTTLVPWIAAAGELKTKPTQQSVREIASLGVQPEVLLCRCDRPLPEAEREKIALFCNVRKSAVIPALDARNIYDVPLQYHEAGLDDEVLYAFGIEDAPRPDLTRWIEVMDRIDHYDSEVTIGVVGKYVGLPDAYKSLREALVHGGIANRTKVNIQWLDAEMFEHPDANLAAELEPLHGILVPGGFGERGSEGKIASVKFAREREIPFFGICLGMQMACIEAARNQAGIKEASTTEFGETPEPVVGLITEWMSEEGLQERAAGGDLGGTMRLGAYPATLAGNSRVASVYGATEISERHRHRYEVNVHYREALEKGGLLFTGMSPDNRLPEIVERPDHPFFIGVQFHPELKSRPFEPHPLFAGFIDAALNQSRLV
- the truA gene encoding tRNA pseudouridine(38-40) synthase TruA, which codes for MTRWRLIIEYDGGPFMGWQRQDHGPSVQQTLEEALQQMTGEQAPVHAAGRTDAGVHALAMSAHVDVSREMTPRRLREGLNALVRPQPISVLEIEPVADDWHARFSCTGRRYLYRILNRRAPAALDRGRVWHIPVDLDVKAMREGAAMLVGRHDFTTFRSAQCQSDSPVKTLDVLEVERSGEEIHLRSEARSFLHHQVRSMVGCLAMVGRGQWAPQDIGKALLARDRAALGFNAPPDGLYFAGASYPE
- the tpiA gene encoding triose-phosphate isomerase, translated to MALRKLVAGNWKMHGLSADLAEAKAIAEQSKDYPGVDVALCVPSILIERAARALPDFTIGAQDVHHAEKGAHTGCISVQMLHDAGASLTIVGHSERREAQRESDEEVKSKATAALSCGLAVILCVGESLEVRERGAAVETVVGQLDGSLPHVLSSETELAIAYEPIWAIGTGKIPTVDEIAEMHSAIRQRLRERFGADGDQVRILYGGSVKASNAVEIFAIADVDGALVGGASLKATDFIPIVAAAASSSGG
- the trxB gene encoding thioredoxin-disulfide reductase encodes the protein MTNSISTRVAVLGSGPAGLTAAIYAARAGLSPVVIQGIQPGGQLTTTTDVENYPGFRDVIQGPWLMEEMQAQAEHVGTKVVWDHISSVDLSRRPFRLNGDGGTQYSADTLVIATGAQASWLGLPSEEHMKGRGASACATCDGFFYRGKRVAVIGGGNTAVEEALYLTNHSHDVTLIHRRDTLRAEKILQDRLFANPNIKVIWDSEVVEFVGGGDPEALIGLDIRNKRNGEVTRVPVEGAFVAIGHKPATELFAGQLDLDEDGYIKVEAGTTRTSVEGVFACGDVMDKIYRQAVTAAGTGCMAALDAEKYLAAQEYQALAAE
- the secG gene encoding preprotein translocase subunit SecG gives rise to the protein MFAFLLIVQSLVALSLITVILMQRSEGGGLGVGGSSSGFMTARGAADFLTRSTSVLGGTFIVLSIVMAAIAGATREPVKIDTSLAGKTGTPIEQSQPATAPAAPKQAPDQNQQAPVPLAQ
- a CDS encoding lmo0937 family membrane protein; translation: MLLTIAIILLILWALGFLAFHVTSGLIHILLVVGIIVLIWNFVVGRRAV